One stretch of Chitinophaga pendula DNA includes these proteins:
- a CDS encoding FecR family protein, which yields MVQSPFDSEMLDRFFSGTSAAEEHEVILQWLQGLTPAEQDNFFQYHLSRLAELSPVEGEGVRPSFAKLRAKLQSDRHRSEWFRRAGMVAAAGLIGWSIWFMPVRTAPEKNGVQPIAQHVTPAGEQLVVRHNTSGHQQRIVLPDASVALLSADASIRYPAAFKQDRRIGMSGTVYFDVQKDPQHPFIVRAGKMETRVLGTSFTIQAGERSKEWSIAVHSGKVQVDVGQQPPLLLAAGDKADYQVNAGTLVKHTSIIRPKTVPAPVIKEWTAIAFDQTPLKTVAKAIAEKYQVTVTIRNKELEERPVSLSIKQQTLPTLLEELKARFNISYEITGEQVIIY from the coding sequence ATGGTACAATCACCTTTTGACAGCGAGATGCTGGATCGTTTTTTTAGTGGGACCAGTGCTGCTGAGGAGCATGAGGTGATCCTGCAATGGTTGCAGGGGCTTACGCCTGCGGAGCAGGATAATTTCTTTCAGTATCATTTATCGCGATTGGCGGAGTTGTCTCCTGTTGAAGGGGAAGGGGTACGGCCATCCTTTGCGAAGTTGCGGGCGAAGCTGCAATCAGACCGGCACCGGTCGGAATGGTTTCGCCGGGCAGGTATGGTGGCTGCTGCAGGCCTTATCGGATGGAGTATCTGGTTCATGCCGGTACGGACCGCTCCTGAGAAAAATGGTGTGCAGCCTATCGCCCAACATGTTACTCCTGCTGGCGAACAACTGGTGGTACGCCATAATACGTCGGGGCATCAGCAACGTATTGTATTACCGGATGCATCTGTTGCGTTATTGTCGGCGGATGCCAGTATCCGTTATCCTGCGGCATTTAAACAGGACCGCCGTATTGGGATGAGCGGTACGGTATATTTCGACGTACAGAAAGATCCGCAGCATCCCTTTATTGTGAGGGCAGGTAAGATGGAGACCCGTGTACTGGGGACATCGTTTACCATACAGGCAGGCGAGCGTAGTAAGGAATGGAGTATTGCCGTACATAGCGGTAAAGTGCAGGTAGATGTTGGTCAACAGCCGCCGCTGTTATTGGCAGCGGGAGATAAAGCAGATTATCAAGTAAATGCAGGTACGCTGGTGAAACATACGTCCATAATTAGGCCTAAGACTGTGCCGGCGCCAGTTATCAAGGAGTGGACGGCTATTGCTTTTGACCAGACGCCACTAAAAACGGTAGCGAAAGCGATTGCTGAAAAGTATCAGGTGACAGTGACTATCAGGAACAAGGAACTGGAGGAGCGTCCGGTGAGTTTGTCGATCAAGCAACAAACATTACCTACCTTATTGGAGGAGCTGAAAGCTCGCTTCAACATCAGCTATGAAATAACAGGAGAGCAGGTTATCATCTACTAA
- a CDS encoding RNA polymerase sigma-70 factor, which yields MQGIFFEDDVAAAAALQEGSVAALGYLYEKYFHLVYRFLYPYCRDQQLVEEITQDAFVRLWEKRSKINPELNCKNLLFTIARNLLTDYLRSARHSASTSTTSDLPVEPATDTTYQDILLADLQKQAALAVTRLPDRSRQVYTMSRMHHLSHKEIATSLNISIKAVEKHLSVALKYLRAYCSEHLLEIAIVTGILSL from the coding sequence ATGCAGGGAATCTTTTTTGAGGATGATGTTGCTGCCGCTGCTGCTTTGCAGGAGGGGAGTGTGGCTGCATTAGGGTATCTGTATGAGAAGTATTTTCACCTGGTGTATCGTTTTTTGTATCCTTATTGCCGTGATCAGCAGCTGGTGGAGGAGATCACGCAGGATGCGTTTGTACGGCTCTGGGAAAAGAGGTCAAAGATCAACCCCGAACTGAATTGTAAGAACCTTTTATTTACGATAGCCCGTAATTTGCTCACGGACTATCTGCGTAGTGCGCGGCATAGTGCCAGTACGTCCACCACCTCGGACCTCCCTGTTGAGCCGGCGACGGATACGACCTACCAGGATATACTGCTGGCGGACCTGCAGAAGCAGGCTGCTCTTGCGGTAACACGGTTGCCCGATCGTAGCCGGCAGGTGTATACGATGAGCCGTATGCATCATCTTTCACATAAAGAAATTGCCACCTCGTTAAACATTTCCATTAAGGCGGTAGAAAAGCATTTGTCTGTGGCTTTAAAGTATTTAAGAGCGTATTGTAGCGAACACTTGTTAGAGATCGCCATTGTTACCGGAATATTAAGTCTTTAA
- a CDS encoding DUF3108 domain-containing protein: protein MRVKKAHRFPPAATMSILLMIVIAGICGRSYGQADTVRPGSGHLRTAWLKPGAKQYLVYFQRPGSSQQLHLSLWLRNSSIVAQQGKRLYVMQQYWYGNDTSGYRAYTSYNRMDDFSPVYHSERNTRGVAAYNWSWQGIQGADTVAANTRASFHLSFDLPNYNWNLDIETFEMLPLAAGKRFAIRFYDAGLDVPKYILYEVTGSERLITFDSRAEDCWILLTESEFQGKKATQRFWISKRSHEFLKEEDSFNGIYRYKVKLPSLAPDILSHF, encoded by the coding sequence ATGAGAGTAAAAAAAGCGCACCGCTTTCCACCTGCTGCCACAATGAGTATATTACTAATGATAGTGATCGCCGGGATATGTGGCCGGTCTTACGGGCAAGCTGATACGGTGAGGCCTGGCAGCGGGCATTTACGTACTGCTTGGTTGAAGCCGGGCGCCAAGCAGTACCTGGTATACTTCCAACGGCCGGGATCGTCCCAGCAATTGCATCTGAGCTTGTGGTTGCGAAACAGTAGTATTGTTGCGCAACAAGGCAAGCGGTTATATGTGATGCAGCAGTACTGGTACGGCAATGATACCAGTGGTTACCGGGCTTATACCTCCTACAACCGGATGGATGATTTTTCGCCTGTGTATCATAGTGAGCGTAATACCAGGGGAGTTGCTGCGTACAACTGGAGCTGGCAAGGTATACAAGGAGCGGATACGGTTGCTGCGAACACGAGGGCTTCTTTTCATTTATCATTCGATCTTCCTAACTATAACTGGAACCTGGATATAGAGACCTTTGAAATGTTGCCTTTGGCTGCGGGGAAACGATTTGCCATTCGTTTTTATGATGCGGGTCTTGACGTGCCTAAGTATATTTTATACGAGGTGACGGGTAGTGAGCGGTTGATCACATTTGATAGCAGGGCAGAGGACTGCTGGATATTGCTGACGGAGAGCGAGTTTCAGGGTAAGAAGGCTACGCAGCGGTTTTGGATCAGTAAGCGTTCGCATGAGTTCCTGAAGGAAGAGGATAGTTTTAATGGTATCTATCGTTATAAGGTGAAGTTGCCATCATTGGCGCCTGATATTTTAAGTCATTTTTAG
- a CDS encoding TonB-dependent receptor: MKKHFQLLFALLFSMSVLLFMNGQVSAQGTTTAAVQGVVKNNHDEPMPGASVTVTYAATGSRYQAKTSEKGTFYLQNLPVGGPYRIEVSFIGYRNFVDDKVYLSLGQAYNVKVYMSEEKGQLQQVEVKGNRRSSPHDATKTGASQQISRSQLDRMPTLNRSLSDFTRLVPQSSGLSFGGRNNRYNNIQIDGSQNNDIMGYGVGGGVTTGAPGGQAGTQPISLDAIDEIQVVLAPFDVKQGSFTGAGINAVTRRGTNTFTGSVYAYGKNQGLVGLSPDNNRQRFNTFQDGQLGFRLGGPIIKNKLFFFVNGESSYRNEPLLYRAGRGKGTADESTISYAMAQQLADTLRARFGYEPGKFEDISKVTSSNKFFIRFDYAINDRNRLTLRHNFVNARRDDITNGVNALRFENNKYVQTNRTNVTVAELNTYFSDKLSNNLIIGYTNVRDNREIPGSPFPQVTIQAGAAGTIAVGTEGYSPSAKQQQDLIQLTDNLSWLKDKHHFTFGTQNEFFRFNNLFLQNIWGNYQYSSLDAFLNNQAPTLYQLTYSKLPGVAVPTSVFRSLQLGFYAQDEYSVTEGLKVTAGLRADIPVFLDSPLDNAQVAAGFAKEGYRTGMRPKTRVLLSPRLGFNWDVRKDGGTIIRGGTGVFTGRLPYVWLANAYNNTGVDLGRINATGAATANVRFSGDVYNQPKPNAIATSEIDLTDPNFRMPQVWRTSLAIDQRLPWNITGTLEAIYSKDINAPYIQDLNLVEPTGKLGGDGRDLYPAGNARLRFPEFTNVFMLTNTNKGYQYSLTAKLERNVEKGVSASAAYTYGQAKDISSMNSTIASTNFRNNTIANNPNLPRLTYSDWNLDHRIVATVSYRVTYLKHLATTIGLVYNGQSGLPYTYRVNSDINGDGQTQNDAMYIPKDINDIVLVPNNAQDKRTPQEIYEQLNSFVEQDPYLRKHRGEYAERNAARTPWTHIVDLHLAQDVLLKLGNKTHALQVAFDVFNFTNMLNRNWGLVKLPSITTTQLPATLSGAILIYKGMETPGTPGGVSRPMYSYVPVNGSFINAPVESRWRGQLSVRYSF; encoded by the coding sequence ATGAAAAAACATTTCCAATTATTGTTCGCACTGCTTTTCAGTATGTCGGTGCTCTTGTTTATGAACGGGCAGGTATCTGCGCAAGGTACAACGACGGCAGCGGTGCAGGGGGTTGTGAAGAACAATCATGATGAGCCGATGCCGGGGGCAAGTGTGACGGTAACTTATGCTGCTACGGGGTCGAGGTACCAGGCAAAAACGTCGGAGAAGGGTACTTTTTATTTACAAAACTTACCGGTAGGAGGACCTTACCGGATAGAGGTGAGTTTTATTGGTTACCGCAATTTTGTGGATGACAAGGTATATCTCTCTCTGGGGCAGGCTTATAACGTGAAGGTATATATGAGTGAGGAGAAGGGGCAGTTGCAGCAGGTGGAGGTAAAAGGTAATCGTCGCAGTTCTCCGCATGATGCTACGAAAACGGGTGCCAGCCAGCAGATATCGCGGTCACAGCTGGATCGTATGCCTACGTTGAACCGATCTCTATCGGACTTTACGCGGTTGGTGCCGCAGTCGAGCGGGCTTTCTTTTGGCGGTCGTAATAACCGGTATAACAATATACAGATCGACGGTTCGCAGAACAATGATATTATGGGATATGGTGTTGGTGGTGGTGTCACTACCGGTGCTCCGGGCGGGCAGGCTGGTACGCAACCGATCAGCCTGGATGCTATTGACGAGATACAGGTGGTGCTGGCGCCCTTCGATGTGAAGCAAGGTAGTTTTACCGGTGCTGGCATCAATGCTGTTACCCGGAGAGGTACGAATACTTTTACGGGCTCTGTGTATGCTTATGGGAAGAACCAGGGGTTGGTGGGGCTGAGCCCGGATAACAACCGGCAGCGTTTCAATACTTTCCAGGACGGGCAGTTGGGGTTTCGCCTGGGAGGGCCTATTATCAAGAATAAACTTTTCTTTTTTGTGAACGGGGAGAGCAGCTATCGTAATGAGCCCTTGTTGTATCGTGCCGGCAGAGGTAAAGGGACTGCTGACGAATCTACTATCTCTTATGCGATGGCGCAGCAGCTGGCGGATACCCTGCGTGCCCGCTTTGGTTATGAACCCGGTAAATTCGAAGATATCAGCAAGGTGACCAGCAGTAATAAGTTCTTTATACGTTTTGATTATGCTATCAATGATCGTAACCGGTTGACATTGCGGCATAATTTTGTGAATGCGCGCCGGGATGATATCACTAATGGTGTGAATGCATTGCGTTTTGAAAACAATAAATATGTGCAGACGAACCGTACGAATGTAACGGTAGCGGAGCTGAACACTTATTTTTCTGATAAGTTATCCAACAACCTGATCATTGGTTATACGAATGTGCGTGATAACCGGGAGATACCCGGTAGTCCGTTTCCGCAGGTGACTATACAAGCCGGTGCGGCGGGTACTATTGCTGTGGGTACGGAAGGTTATTCTCCTTCTGCCAAGCAGCAGCAGGATCTGATACAGCTGACGGATAACCTTTCGTGGCTGAAGGATAAGCATCATTTTACTTTTGGTACGCAGAATGAATTTTTCCGTTTTAACAACCTGTTCCTGCAGAATATCTGGGGTAACTATCAGTATAGCAGTCTGGATGCGTTTTTAAACAACCAGGCACCTACATTGTACCAGCTGACGTATTCTAAGCTGCCTGGTGTGGCGGTGCCTACTTCTGTGTTCCGGTCTTTGCAGTTAGGTTTTTATGCACAGGATGAATATAGTGTGACGGAGGGGTTGAAGGTGACTGCGGGATTGCGGGCGGATATACCGGTGTTCCTGGACAGTCCGCTGGATAATGCGCAGGTGGCTGCGGGCTTTGCGAAGGAAGGTTATCGTACGGGGATGCGTCCGAAGACCCGGGTGTTATTGTCGCCCCGTTTAGGATTTAACTGGGATGTGCGTAAGGACGGTGGTACGATCATACGCGGAGGTACGGGTGTGTTTACTGGCAGGCTGCCTTATGTGTGGTTGGCTAATGCTTACAACAATACCGGTGTGGATCTGGGGCGTATCAATGCAACCGGTGCTGCGACGGCAAATGTGCGATTCAGCGGGGATGTATATAATCAGCCGAAACCTAATGCTATTGCTACATCAGAGATCGACCTGACGGATCCTAATTTCCGGATGCCGCAGGTATGGCGTACGAGTCTGGCTATAGATCAGCGGTTGCCCTGGAATATTACGGGAACGCTGGAGGCGATCTATAGTAAGGACATCAATGCTCCCTATATTCAAGACCTTAACCTGGTGGAGCCGACGGGTAAGCTGGGAGGTGATGGACGTGATTTGTATCCGGCGGGTAATGCGCGGTTACGTTTTCCGGAGTTCACGAATGTATTTATGCTGACGAATACGAATAAAGGGTATCAGTATAGTCTGACTGCGAAGCTGGAGCGGAATGTGGAAAAAGGTGTATCTGCATCGGCAGCCTATACCTATGGACAAGCGAAAGATATTTCGAGTATGAACTCGACGATTGCGTCTACGAATTTCAGGAACAATACTATTGCGAATAATCCGAATCTACCCAGGCTGACTTATTCTGACTGGAACCTGGATCATCGTATTGTGGCGACGGTATCTTACCGTGTTACGTATCTTAAGCACCTGGCTACTACTATTGGCCTGGTGTATAATGGTCAATCGGGTTTGCCTTATACTTACCGGGTGAATTCGGATATTAACGGTGATGGTCAGACGCAGAATGATGCGATGTATATTCCGAAGGATATCAATGACATTGTGCTGGTGCCTAACAACGCGCAGGACAAACGTACGCCGCAGGAGATCTATGAACAGCTGAATAGTTTTGTAGAGCAGGACCCTTATTTGCGTAAGCACCGTGGTGAGTATGCGGAGCGTAATGCGGCACGTACGCCCTGGACGCATATTGTGGACCTGCATCTAGCGCAGGATGTATTATTGAAGTTGGGTAATAAGACGCATGCTTTGCAGGTGGCATTTGATGTGTTCAACTTCACGAATATGCTGAACCGTAACTGGGGGTTGGTGAAGCTGCCTTCGATCACTACTACGCAGTTGCCAGCTACGTTGAGTGGTGCGATATTGATATATAAGGGAATGGAGACACCTGGTACGCCCGGAGGGGTGAGCCGTCCGATGTACAGTTATGTGCCGGTGAACGGGTCGTTTATCAATGCGCCGGTGGAGTCGCGCTGGCGGGGGCAGTTATCTGTGCGGTATAGTTTCTGA